One region of Carassius carassius chromosome 41, fCarCar2.1, whole genome shotgun sequence genomic DNA includes:
- the LOC132123167 gene encoding sialic acid-binding Ig-like lectin 14 yields MDVLTGIFLYWLHIFCAGVFADVWKVTVEPEMKALVSSCVVLPCSFKYPVQEQPSDRIRAIWHTKDNWDDIIFHKDTTKVKDSFKGRTKLIGSLGGFNCSLEIDEVKNHDNGPYCFRVELETSKKDKYSFVENCVSIKMIEQASKPELQAEQSVQEGEPAVFTCSVRHSCPSHQPTLTWNHTGKVIMSYKNIGHGNWETQSVLTFTPQKQDDHSAVACTVKHHGNVKGEMTVTHRIFVKEQATLSHILIPTISGLGAALLVGLLCFLIVMRYKKRIADLESRNGNGMRSRLSRLSRRFRSGDGSSGPGGREQRQVHNSV; encoded by the exons ATGGATGTGCTGACAGGAATTTTTCTCTACTGGCTTCATA TTTTTTGCGCTGGCGTGTTTGCTGATGTCTGGAAGGTAACTGTAGAGCCTGAAATGAAGGCTCTGGTCTCATCTTGTGTCGTGTTGCCCTGTTCATTCAAATACCCCGTTCAAGAACAGCCCTCTGATCGTATTAGAGCTATATGGCACACGAAGGACAACTGGGATGATATTATTTTTCACAAAGACACTACGAAGGTTAAAGACAGTTTCAAGGGTCGTACAAAACTGATTGGTTCACTGGGTGGTTTCAACTGCTCCTTGGAGATTGATGAGGTCAAAAACCATGACAACGGGCCGTATTGTTTCAGAGTGGaattagaaacatctaaaaaAGACAAGTACTCCTTTGTGGAAAACTGTGTGTCGATTAAAATGATCG AGCAAGCATCAAAACCAGAGCTGCAGGCCGAGCAGTCTGTGCAGGAGGGTGAACCTGCAGTCTTCACATGCTCTGTCCGGCACAGCTGTCCGTCCCACCAGCCCACTCTCACCTGGAACCACACTGGAAAAGTCATCATGAGCTACAAGAACATTGGTCATGGAAACTGGGAAACACAGTCTGTACTGACCTTCACCCCTCAAAAACAGGACGATCACAGCGCTGTCGCATGCACAGTCAAGCACCACGGGAATGTCAAGGGAGAAATGACAGTGACTCACCGTATCTTTGTGAAAG AACAAGCAACTCTCAGTCACATCCTCATTCCAACCATCTCTGGTCTTGGAGCTGCTCTTTTGGTTGGATTACTGTGTTTCCTCATTGTCATGAGATACAA GAAGCGCATTGCAGATCTCGAATCCAGAAATGGCAATGG aaTGCGGAGTCGACTATCAAGACTGTCTCGCAG GTTTCGTTCAGGTGACGGCAGCAGTGGTCCTGGTGGCAGAGAGCAGAGGCAAGTACACAACAGCGTCTAA